A single window of Zootoca vivipara chromosome 17, rZooViv1.1, whole genome shotgun sequence DNA harbors:
- the LOC132591338 gene encoding claw keratin-like, whose product MVDCGPSCAVPSCASTPTVGFGSAGGLGYGGLGYGLGGLGSGLGGLGSGWGGQGFGFGGLGYGFGGLGYGYGGAERASNLGILDGIIPKPVNQIPPAEVVIQPPASVVTIPGPILSASCEPVAVGGNTPCAVGGSGVVGGYGFGGLGYGSGLLGSSGAWGYGLGSGRRALLGRKFGRRGSICA is encoded by the coding sequence ATGGTAGACTGTGGTCCATCCTGTGCTGTCCCATCCTgtgcctccacccccactgttgggTTTGGCTCAGCAGGAGGTCTTGGCTACGGTGGTCTTGGCTATGGACTGGGAGGTCTCGGCTCTGGATTGGGAGGTCTCGGCTCTGGATGGGGAGGTCAGGGCTTCGGATTTGGAGGACTGGGCTATGGATTTGGAGGACTGGGCTATGGATATGGAGGTGCTGAAAGAGCAAGCAATCTTGGCATCCTAGATGGGATCATCCCTAAACCCGTCAACCAGATCCCACCAGCAGAAGTCGTGATCCAGCCACCTGCCTCCGTTGTGACCATCCCAGGGCCCATCCTGTCTGCCAGCTGTGAGCCTGTGGCTGTTGGAGGCAACACTCCATGTGCTGTTGGTGGCTCTGGGGTAGTAGGAGGCTATGGATTTGGGGGCTTGGGCTATGGGTCTGGCCTCCTTGGAAGCTCTGGGGCCTGGGGCTATGGTTTGGGCTCTGGGAGGAGGGCACTCCTTGGAAGGAAGTTTGGGCGTCGTGGTAGCATCTGTGCATAG